A region of Moorena producens PAL-8-15-08-1 DNA encodes the following proteins:
- a CDS encoding reverse transcriptase N-terminal domain-containing protein, which translates to MSNRYSDLWKSQKWKKLRQNLFRLQKRVYKAVRAGDLKKARSLQKLIMKSRAAQLFAVRQVTQLNKGKKTAGIDGKSSLNYRQRMELVEALNDYASDWKHSRLREVPIKKKNGKIRMLKIPTIADRAWQCLAKFALEPAHEATFSGNSYGFRTGRCAQDVQKRLFDQLKSNCNGINKRVIELDIKKCFDRISHTSIMDRLLAPACLRMGIFRCLKAGINPEFPEQGTPQGGVVSPQKRQYRTQRNRRYTHQPAIRR; encoded by the coding sequence ATGTCAAATAGATATAGCGACCTCTGGAAAAGCCAAAAGTGGAAGAAACTCCGCCAGAATCTTTTCCGCCTACAAAAACGAGTATATAAAGCAGTTCGAGCTGGTGACTTGAAGAAAGCCCGGTCTCTACAGAAACTGATAATGAAATCCCGAGCAGCACAGCTTTTTGCAGTCCGCCAAGTGACACAGCTAAATAAGGGAAAAAAGACAGCTGGAATTGATGGCAAGTCAAGCCTCAATTACAGACAACGCATGGAACTGGTTGAAGCATTGAACGACTATGCCTCCGACTGGAAGCATAGCCGACTCCGTGAAGTCCCAATCAAGAAAAAGAACGGGAAAATCCGGATGCTTAAGATACCAACCATAGCCGACAGAGCATGGCAATGTTTAGCAAAATTCGCTCTAGAACCTGCACATGAAGCCACATTTAGTGGCAACAGCTACGGATTCAGAACAGGTAGATGCGCACAAGATGTCCAAAAACGTTTATTTGACCAACTAAAATCAAACTGTAACGGCATCAACAAACGCGTCATCGAACTAGACATCAAGAAATGCTTTGACCGCATTTCCCACACCTCCATCATGGATAGATTGCTAGCCCCTGCATGCCTGAGAATGGGGATTTTCAGGTGTCTCAAAGCAGGCATCAATCCAGAATTCCCGGAGCAGGGAACTCCCCAAGGCGGGGTAGTCAGCCCACAAAAGCGCCAATATCGCACTCAACGGAATAGAAGATATACACACCAGCCTGCGATACGCAGATGA
- the brnA gene encoding type II toxin-antitoxin system BrnA family antitoxin yields MKATEFDAKFDQGEDITEFLDLSHAKRPGYEQKRVNVDFPTWMIEALDREAKRLGVTRQSIIKVWLAERLEQLSS; encoded by the coding sequence ATGAAAGCAACAGAATTTGATGCCAAATTCGATCAGGGGGAAGACATTACTGAATTCTTAGACCTTTCCCATGCTAAACGTCCTGGATATGAGCAGAAACGAGTTAATGTTGATTTCCCAACTTGGATGATTGAAGCATTGGATCGGGAAGCAAAACGATTGGGGGTCACCCGTCAGTCAATTATTAAAGTATGGCTCGCTGAACGACTTGAACAGCTATCGTCTTAA
- a CDS encoding RNaseH domain-containing protein, with translation MGRTEYNTIRLGAFRVKEQHQLPAQQFYALKFPELAKDLIKSLVAQRDSRLNKPVRIPISSLNAALRVIIPALIYIDKIWEEFWLYSRGEIPINQLLVILSHWLDTEFPDQNPNRRKNGITFEQRQAVMEVLCNNLQWESVTLETDSWQTFPNGTANITENSNSFILLPDIIATELSKPGVTFKLDDKTIQFYRCSPMTRPGAELISWPPESYRYKQRIYYYSIALQLTVQTVPFQPYPQLQCDLITRRWCSLEKTGLLSEGQASSVYIRTQVKWGKAINPDGDTEYFQVAPMVWKGEATWANNLAKLLAEVNPLPYTPKQILANPVQALNIDDSPNICITYKDGMNPKHKVGKGFPPNDYRQLMEQIALLLKDNWESINYQRFKYNINSKVSAEPFDLPKPDGISWTIANSKKLKNYEKEAKRLPKAIGNCIGKELTIEIWYIHESTLDALRKAVCYCLGLTISTENTDNFSDITHHFPDIDLTLTIRSQPIGKLAEPLPLSTDNNKTISQKRKDAIKICMGEIAETIKDMPPTTGKVGVFVELYDENHWKSKWTDPKAAIRLGFAQEKIDRVSQFIAPNHEEFNNTTQQLQNQLVQKAISSVLDLLRSLGVQITPPRIVIPSVTLPDPITYVALWLVSRTGKTSAHGKQQLIPCMVKMRSDSQSIEATFNGLSKWLPYDEALVKLNKLGKSITGDDKQKSSEIKRFIRGMLQRKELRGKDTLLLCDAQNLRRYWKWLQDSEISQEGLVFGLESPQLIPNLRVVRVREDEESPNWYALHDTDKQKVKLFYDLVDLEKLATSTYGLFDTKSNDRIFLSIGEKASTMSKISHDSSKFKKPKENWTHPQIVELTVACIQPGDKPEHWAIVTHELRQMALQYNSPLARPIVLHLAAQMPDYVLMVDEESSEEET, from the coding sequence ATGGGAAGAACTGAATACAACACAATCCGCCTGGGTGCTTTCCGAGTAAAAGAGCAACATCAGTTACCTGCACAACAATTTTATGCACTTAAGTTTCCAGAACTAGCTAAAGATTTAATCAAAAGTCTTGTGGCACAAAGAGACAGCCGTCTCAACAAACCAGTAAGGATTCCGATATCATCCCTCAATGCTGCTCTGAGGGTAATCATCCCTGCTTTGATTTACATTGATAAAATTTGGGAGGAATTTTGGTTATACAGTCGAGGGGAAATTCCCATAAATCAATTATTAGTTATTTTATCTCATTGGTTAGATACTGAGTTTCCTGATCAAAACCCCAACAGACGTAAAAATGGGATAACCTTTGAGCAACGACAAGCGGTAATGGAGGTGTTGTGTAACAATTTACAATGGGAATCGGTGACTCTAGAAACGGACTCCTGGCAAACATTTCCGAACGGAACCGCCAATATTACTGAAAACAGCAATAGTTTTATCCTCTTACCTGACATTATAGCAACAGAACTAAGCAAGCCCGGCGTAACGTTCAAATTGGATGATAAAACAATTCAGTTTTATCGCTGTTCACCAATGACACGACCAGGAGCTGAGTTGATATCTTGGCCTCCGGAGTCATACAGATACAAACAACGTATTTACTATTACTCAATAGCTTTACAATTGACAGTACAAACTGTTCCGTTTCAGCCATATCCTCAACTGCAATGTGATCTGATTACACGTCGGTGGTGTAGTCTAGAGAAGACTGGTTTACTATCAGAGGGACAAGCTAGTTCTGTATATATTCGTACTCAAGTTAAATGGGGCAAGGCAATAAATCCTGATGGCGATACCGAATACTTTCAAGTCGCTCCGATGGTATGGAAAGGAGAGGCTACGTGGGCTAATAATTTAGCTAAGTTGTTAGCTGAGGTTAATCCTCTACCTTACACTCCAAAACAAATATTAGCGAATCCGGTACAAGCTCTGAATATTGATGATAGTCCTAACATTTGTATCACTTACAAAGATGGAATGAATCCAAAACATAAGGTAGGTAAAGGATTTCCACCAAATGACTATCGTCAATTAATGGAACAAATTGCACTATTGTTAAAAGATAATTGGGAGAGCATAAACTATCAGCGATTTAAGTATAACATAAATTCCAAAGTATCCGCTGAACCATTTGACTTACCTAAGCCAGATGGAATATCTTGGACTATTGCTAATTCAAAAAAACTAAAAAACTATGAAAAAGAAGCTAAAAGACTCCCTAAAGCCATAGGTAACTGTATTGGTAAAGAGCTAACCATTGAGATTTGGTATATTCACGAGTCAACACTAGATGCACTTAGAAAAGCAGTATGCTATTGCCTGGGATTGACAATATCAACAGAAAATACTGATAACTTCTCAGATATAACTCATCACTTCCCAGATATAGATTTGACCCTCACTATACGCTCCCAACCAATAGGTAAATTAGCAGAACCTTTACCTTTATCTACAGATAATAATAAAACAATTTCCCAAAAACGAAAAGATGCTATCAAAATCTGCATGGGTGAAATAGCAGAAACAATTAAGGACATGCCGCCTACAACAGGAAAAGTCGGAGTATTCGTTGAACTGTATGATGAAAACCATTGGAAGTCTAAATGGACAGACCCCAAAGCAGCTATCCGCTTAGGTTTTGCCCAAGAAAAAATTGATAGAGTATCACAATTTATTGCTCCCAACCATGAGGAATTTAACAATACAACTCAACAATTACAAAACCAACTAGTACAGAAAGCGATAAGTTCTGTTTTAGATCTACTGCGCTCTTTGGGAGTACAGATAACTCCGCCACGGATAGTTATCCCATCAGTAACACTTCCCGACCCAATTACTTATGTTGCTTTATGGTTAGTTAGCCGCACTGGTAAAACTAGCGCTCATGGGAAACAACAACTGATACCATGTATGGTCAAAATGCGTTCCGATTCCCAAAGCATTGAAGCCACTTTTAATGGTTTATCTAAATGGTTACCCTACGATGAAGCGTTGGTTAAACTAAATAAATTAGGGAAATCGATAACAGGTGATGACAAACAAAAATCCTCAGAAATTAAACGATTTATAAGAGGAATGCTACAACGCAAAGAATTAAGAGGTAAAGATACACTACTACTGTGTGATGCTCAAAATTTACGAAGGTATTGGAAATGGTTACAAGATAGCGAAATATCTCAAGAAGGCTTAGTGTTCGGGCTAGAGTCTCCTCAATTAATACCAAACCTTCGGGTCGTTCGAGTCCGTGAAGATGAAGAAAGCCCAAACTGGTATGCTCTCCATGATACAGACAAACAGAAGGTCAAATTGTTTTATGATTTGGTAGACTTGGAAAAATTAGCTACATCGACCTATGGACTCTTTGATACCAAAAGCAATGACCGGATATTTCTCAGCATTGGTGAAAAAGCTTCTACAATGTCAAAGATAAGCCATGATTCCAGTAAGTTTAAAAAACCTAAAGAAAACTGGACACATCCACAAATAGTTGAATTAACAGTCGCTTGTATACAACCAGGAGATAAGCCGGAGCATTGGGCAATAGTGACACACGAATTACGTCAGATGGCATTGCAATACAACTCTCCCCTTGCTCGCCCAATTGTTCTTCACTTAGCAGCACAGATGCCAGATTATGTTTTGATGGTGGATGAAGAATCTTCGGAAGAGGAAACTTAA
- a CDS encoding lipocalin-like domain-containing protein, whose amino-acid sequence MTNTNFVGTWKLIYWESKTPKGNVSHPMGKNPIGYLTYTEYQHMSATIMRENRPNIDIPTEELIKARQVLLKPWLLINGWKYIKGIFRYLHASTNYISYSGKYEIKGNKVVHHVEVSLIPDWTGTDLERTFEFSSDSRLVLSTPTQDGNHHYLTWERI is encoded by the coding sequence ATGACAAACACTAATTTTGTTGGTACTTGGAAGCTGATTTATTGGGAAAGTAAAACTCCAAAGGGAAACGTTTCCCACCCAATGGGTAAAAATCCCATTGGTTATCTTACATACACAGAATATCAACATATGTCTGCTACCATTATGAGAGAAAATCGCCCGAATATTGATATTCCTACTGAAGAGCTTATCAAAGCAAGACAAGTCTTATTAAAACCCTGGTTATTAATCAATGGGTGGAAGTATATTAAAGGTATCTTTAGATATCTTCACGCATCCACTAACTACATTTCCTATAGCGGTAAATATGAAATTAAAGGAAACAAAGTCGTTCATCATGTGGAAGTTAGCCTTATTCCTGACTGGACTGGTACAGACTTGGAACGTACTTTTGAATTTTCATCAGATAGCAGGCTAGTATTGAGTACACCTACTCAAGATGGCAATCATCATTATCTAACCTGGGAGCGCATCTAA
- a CDS encoding type II toxin-antitoxin system VapC family toxin, which translates to MLLVIDSSVVAKWLFVEPLTKQALAVRNDWELSRVDLIAPELMLAEVGNIIWKRQRVGLITEPEGNSLIAHLLALSVPTVETETILPRAYSLGAAFERTVYDALYLALAEAMAAKFITADLPLYNAVSGNLPFIDYLGNY; encoded by the coding sequence ATGCTATTGGTGATTGACAGTAGCGTTGTTGCTAAGTGGTTGTTTGTGGAGCCATTAACCAAACAGGCTTTGGCTGTGCGTAACGATTGGGAGTTATCCAGAGTAGATTTAATTGCGCCAGAATTGATGCTAGCAGAAGTCGGAAATATTATCTGGAAAAGACAAAGAGTGGGTTTGATTACTGAGCCAGAGGGAAATAGTCTCATTGCCCACCTACTAGCACTCTCTGTGCCAACAGTAGAGACAGAAACTATTCTACCCAGAGCCTATAGTTTGGGAGCAGCTTTTGAGCGGACTGTCTATGATGCCCTCTATCTAGCCTTAGCAGAGGCAATGGCAGCTAAGTTCATCACGGCAGATCTGCCCTTGTATAATGCAGTTAGTGGGAATTTACCATTCATTGACTACTTAGGGAATTACTAA
- a CDS encoding FitA-like ribbon-helix-helix domain-containing protein, whose amino-acid sequence MTNLSLRDIPEELYQQIKDMAARERRSVNQQILVLLERSVRLSQRPSAEVLKGIDRTRESIFARVGIMPDSVEQINQDRNR is encoded by the coding sequence ATGACCAATTTAAGTCTAAGAGATATTCCTGAAGAGCTTTACCAACAGATTAAAGACATGGCTGCCCGAGAACGCCGTTCTGTCAATCAACAGATTTTAGTGTTATTGGAACGGTCTGTGCGACTCTCCCAGCGACCGTCAGCAGAGGTTCTCAAAGGAATTGATCGCACTAGAGAAAGCATCTTTGCCCGAGTTGGTATTATGCCTGATTCAGTGGAGCAAATTAATCAAGACCGGAACCGATAA
- a CDS encoding CHAT domain-containing protein has product MRLLRQPLKEDKKGARAAYSQSVQTLKYIRSDLVAISSDIQFGFRERVEPVYRELVGLLLEPNASQENLKQARDVIESLQLAELDNFFRDTCLDAKPVNIDEIDPKAAIFYTIILPDRLEVIVTLPGQPLRQITTNLPQPEIEHQLASVIRNITSPWRALRKENLQTIHDWLIGPIEAELANSNIRTLVFIPDGALRNIPMSVLYDGERYSIEKYSIAVAPSLQLIDSQANVRQNVSVLSAGVAEVRPHRPNLGALPGVKVELENINAEVPSLILLNESFTESNFNTEVNTSAYEVVHLATHGEFSSVAEETFLLTWDEEININELNTLISADQKQKNPIELLVLSACRTAAGDSRAALGLAGVAVRSGARSTLASLWSVDDVATTELMTRFYQRLAKGNVTKAEALRQAQQDLLQSEAYNHPIYWSAFILLGNWL; this is encoded by the coding sequence ATGAGACTTCTCAGACAACCTCTAAAAGAAGATAAAAAAGGCGCTCGCGCGGCCTATTCTCAATCCGTGCAAACCCTCAAATATATCCGTAGCGACCTAGTCGCCATTAGTAGCGATATTCAGTTTGGGTTTCGAGAGAGGGTTGAACCAGTCTACCGAGAATTAGTAGGACTACTCCTAGAACCGAATGCATCTCAAGAAAACCTCAAACAAGCACGAGATGTAATTGAATCCCTACAACTAGCAGAACTAGACAACTTTTTTCGGGATACCTGTCTAGATGCTAAACCAGTTAATATCGACGAAATTGACCCGAAAGCCGCGATCTTCTATACCATTATCTTGCCAGACCGCCTCGAAGTAATTGTCACCTTGCCCGGACAACCTCTGCGCCAGATCACCACTAACTTACCTCAACCAGAAATAGAACACCAACTGGCTTCGGTAATCAGAAATATTACTAGCCCTTGGCGAGCTCTGAGAAAGGAAAACTTACAAACAATACACGACTGGTTAATCGGTCCGATTGAAGCTGAACTAGCCAACAGTAACATCCGCACTCTAGTATTTATCCCCGATGGGGCTTTGCGCAATATTCCCATGTCTGTGCTTTATGACGGGGAACGCTATTCCATCGAGAAATACAGTATTGCTGTAGCACCTAGTTTACAATTAATCGACTCTCAAGCCAATGTCAGACAAAACGTTTCGGTTCTAAGTGCTGGAGTGGCGGAAGTTCGTCCCCATCGTCCCAATTTAGGAGCACTTCCTGGGGTGAAGGTGGAATTAGAGAATATCAACGCCGAAGTTCCCTCATTGATTTTACTCAATGAGTCCTTTACTGAATCGAACTTCAATACAGAAGTTAATACCTCTGCTTACGAAGTCGTTCATCTGGCCACTCATGGTGAATTTAGTTCAGTCGCTGAAGAAACCTTTCTGCTGACCTGGGACGAGGAGATCAATATCAATGAGTTAAATACTCTGATCTCAGCCGATCAAAAGCAAAAAAATCCCATCGAATTACTCGTCCTCAGTGCTTGTAGAACAGCCGCAGGAGACTCCCGAGCGGCGTTGGGATTGGCTGGAGTAGCAGTGCGATCTGGTGCACGCAGTACCCTTGCCAGTCTCTGGTCTGTGGACGATGTAGCCACTACAGAGTTAATGACTCGCTTCTATCAGAGGTTAGCTAAGGGCAATGTTACCAAGGCTGAAGCGTTACGTCAAGCTCAACAGGATCTGTTGCAGAGCGAGGCATATAATCACCCCATTTACTGGTCGGCTTTTATTTTGCTGGGAAATTGGTTGTGA
- the ltrA gene encoding group II intron reverse transcriptase/maturase: protein MSKTRGFAPKVEWNTVNWRKLEQTVFKLQKRIYQASQRGDVSVVRKLQKTLMKSWSAKMIAVRKVTQQNKGKKTAGIDGKKALTNRQRLDLVVSLKIYRKPQPTRRVWIPKPGKSEKRPLGIPTIYDRALQALAKQALEPEWEAIFEANSYGFRPGRSCHDAIGAIYCSINKKPKWVLDADISKCFDKINHNVLLTKLNAYPSMRRLVKQWLNAGVMDKGTFSPTEEGTPQGGIISPLLGNIALHGMENRIKEFAGSLPGEKQKNKKALTFIRYADDFVILHKDQEVVKECQRIIEVWLKDIGLELKPSKTKITHTFDGFDFLGFNIRQHKVGKNWSKQGFKTLIKPSERKVKEYYERLAKVIDRHKAAPQEALIKHLKPIIRGWCNYYSAVVSKKTYSKMDNLLWNKLQRWGYRRHPNKSKTWVNKKYWGTKVEKPKKPWDAPKIDNWVFMTKEDNYLPKHAKTPIVRHIKVKDIRSPFDGDLIYWSTRMQKHPEMTSSLGRLLKRQKGKCAHCGLTFRTEDLLEIHHIKPRSLGGSNLDKNLELLHLHCHDEKHGKKINSNELDNNPF from the coding sequence ATGTCTAAAACTCGGGGGTTCGCCCCAAAGGTGGAATGGAATACGGTTAACTGGCGGAAGCTGGAACAAACTGTATTTAAGTTACAAAAGCGGATATATCAAGCCTCTCAACGTGGTGACGTGAGCGTGGTAAGAAAACTGCAAAAGACCCTGATGAAATCTTGGTCAGCAAAAATGATTGCGGTCAGAAAGGTTACCCAACAAAACAAGGGCAAAAAGACTGCCGGAATAGACGGGAAAAAAGCCTTAACCAATAGGCAAAGACTCGACTTAGTAGTCAGCCTAAAAATCTACCGAAAGCCACAACCAACTAGAAGGGTCTGGATACCCAAACCTGGAAAGTCAGAAAAGCGGCCTCTAGGGATACCAACCATATACGACCGGGCTTTACAAGCACTTGCCAAACAGGCATTAGAACCTGAATGGGAAGCAATCTTTGAAGCGAACTCTTATGGTTTCCGACCAGGACGGTCTTGTCATGACGCCATCGGGGCAATATATTGTAGCATCAATAAAAAACCCAAGTGGGTATTAGATGCCGATATATCCAAGTGCTTCGATAAAATTAACCACAATGTTCTCTTAACAAAATTAAATGCTTATCCATCCATGAGGCGATTAGTCAAACAATGGCTAAATGCAGGAGTGATGGATAAGGGCACATTCTCCCCTACAGAAGAGGGTACTCCTCAGGGTGGCATTATCTCACCACTCTTAGGGAACATAGCTCTCCACGGAATGGAAAACCGGATTAAGGAATTCGCTGGAAGTTTACCTGGTGAAAAACAGAAGAACAAAAAAGCATTAACCTTCATCCGATATGCAGATGACTTTGTCATATTGCACAAAGACCAAGAAGTGGTAAAAGAATGTCAAAGAATCATTGAGGTCTGGCTAAAAGACATAGGCTTGGAATTAAAACCAAGTAAAACCAAAATAACCCACACTTTTGACGGATTTGACTTCCTCGGATTCAATATCCGACAACATAAAGTAGGGAAAAACTGGTCAAAACAAGGTTTTAAAACCTTAATCAAGCCATCCGAAAGAAAAGTGAAAGAGTATTATGAGCGACTTGCAAAAGTCATTGACAGACACAAAGCCGCTCCACAAGAAGCTCTCATCAAGCATCTCAAACCCATTATAAGAGGATGGTGTAATTACTACAGCGCCGTTGTAAGTAAGAAAACCTACTCCAAAATGGACAACTTACTCTGGAACAAACTCCAAAGATGGGGATACAGGAGACACCCCAACAAATCCAAGACCTGGGTGAACAAGAAATACTGGGGAACTAAGGTTGAGAAACCTAAAAAACCCTGGGACGCCCCGAAGATAGACAACTGGGTATTCATGACCAAAGAGGATAACTACCTCCCGAAACATGCCAAAACTCCAATAGTCAGGCACATAAAGGTAAAAGATATCCGGAGTCCTTTCGACGGCGACCTAATTTATTGGAGTACCCGGATGCAGAAACATCCTGAAATGACCAGCTCATTGGGAAGACTTTTGAAAAGGCAAAAAGGGAAATGTGCTCACTGTGGTCTCACCTTTAGGACAGAAGACTTGTTGGAAATACACCATATCAAACCACGTTCACTTGGTGGAAGTAACCTAGACAAGAATCTAGAATTACTACACCTACATTGCCACGATGAAAAACACGGAAAGAAAATCAACTCTAATGAGTTAGATAACAATCCGTTCTAG
- a CDS encoding alpha/beta fold hydrolase: MPIRQTLDLPDIQLSYLEWNQGQTPLLLLHGLADHSLVWSSLGDYLGSKYHIVAPDLRGHGESSKPDQGYTFDDHIADLEALMNHLGWSSAHILGHSWTGKLVPIWAKQNPSRFRSLILVDPFFMGKIPMWFKVLFPLLFRVLPFVKAMGPFVSYEQAEAQAKQLKQYRGWSPFQQQVFKASIEPKVDSSWGSKFVVQARNEIFEDVMRVAGLTEIIEIPTVLIVPEKGLNRADGQLKPYKTYLKNLTIRQVPGNHWPFLVEPEEFNRAVELFLEEQQQKPSELE; encoded by the coding sequence ATGCCCATACGTCAAACCTTAGACTTACCAGACATCCAACTGTCTTACCTAGAATGGAACCAAGGCCAAACTCCCTTGTTACTCTTACATGGATTAGCAGACCATAGCCTAGTGTGGTCTAGTCTCGGGGATTACCTTGGTTCAAAGTATCATATCGTTGCTCCAGATCTGCGCGGTCATGGGGAAAGTAGCAAGCCGGATCAAGGCTATACTTTTGATGATCACATTGCCGATTTAGAAGCGTTAATGAATCACCTAGGATGGTCTAGTGCTCATATCCTCGGTCACTCCTGGACTGGTAAATTAGTTCCGATTTGGGCTAAGCAAAATCCATCCCGATTCCGCAGCCTAATTTTGGTGGATCCCTTTTTCATGGGGAAAATTCCGATGTGGTTTAAAGTTCTGTTTCCCCTACTCTTCCGTGTGTTGCCTTTTGTCAAAGCTATGGGACCCTTTGTCAGTTATGAGCAAGCGGAAGCACAAGCTAAACAATTAAAACAATACCGGGGTTGGAGTCCCTTTCAGCAACAAGTATTTAAAGCCAGCATTGAACCTAAAGTTGATAGCAGTTGGGGCAGTAAATTTGTGGTTCAGGCCAGAAATGAGATTTTTGAAGACGTGATGCGCGTAGCAGGACTAACGGAAATTATTGAAATTCCTACAGTATTGATAGTACCAGAAAAAGGTCTTAATCGTGCCGATGGGCAACTAAAACCCTATAAAACTTATTTAAAAAATTTAACTATCCGTCAAGTGCCTGGCAATCATTGGCCATTTTTAGTAGAACCGGAAGAGTTTAATCGGGCTGTAGAGCTGTTTTTGGAAGAGCAACAGCAAAAGCCATCTGAGCTTGAGTAA
- a CDS encoding BrnT family toxin codes for MEFEFDDSKSQSNLAKHGINFKEAQQIWDDSNRVEIPARTEDEARFFVIGKIAQKCWSAIITYRQNRVRIISVRRSRKEEVAIYESNRI; via the coding sequence GTGGAATTTGAATTTGACGACTCTAAAAGCCAATCTAACTTAGCAAAGCACGGAATCAACTTCAAAGAGGCACAACAGATATGGGACGATTCTAATCGAGTGGAAATCCCTGCTCGAACAGAGGACGAAGCGAGATTTTTTGTCATCGGTAAAATCGCTCAAAAATGCTGGTCAGCCATCATTACCTATCGACAAAACAGAGTACGGATTATCTCAGTCCGGCGATCGCGAAAAGAAGAGGTAGCCATTTATGAAAGCAACAGAATTTGA
- a CDS encoding group II intron reverse transcriptase — MVFILKPKDDADKILQKVKNFLAERGMEISEEKTKLTKTTDGFDFLGWKFRVRKDGKFSCIPSEENHRAIRQKIKAVVNNSNYGAEVKAKKLAPIVRGWRNHHNSCDMSSSRDSLWFMNLTAHRKFRKEKKVSRYRANELCQKAFPKVGYRQNQHVNVKGTKSPYDGDLVYWSKRNSRLYSDTISDALKKQNHSCGHCGLKFLEDESVHLHHIDGNHDNWSKKNLLAVHQSCHQQIHWSTPKGENIQEPDEMKVSRPVLNRRCPG; from the coding sequence ATGGTGTTTATACTAAAGCCAAAAGACGACGCTGATAAAATCCTCCAAAAAGTTAAAAACTTTTTGGCAGAAAGAGGGATGGAAATCAGTGAAGAAAAGACCAAGCTAACTAAAACGACAGACGGATTTGACTTTCTGGGGTGGAAATTCCGCGTCAGAAAAGACGGAAAGTTCTCATGCATTCCCTCAGAGGAAAATCATAGAGCAATCCGCCAAAAGATTAAAGCCGTAGTCAACAACTCAAACTATGGTGCTGAAGTAAAAGCCAAAAAGCTAGCCCCTATCGTTCGCGGATGGCGTAATCACCACAACAGTTGTGATATGAGCAGCTCTAGGGATTCGCTATGGTTCATGAACCTCACTGCCCACCGAAAGTTCCGAAAGGAAAAGAAAGTAAGTCGGTATAGAGCAAATGAACTATGTCAAAAGGCATTCCCAAAAGTAGGATACAGACAAAACCAACACGTGAACGTAAAGGGGACTAAGTCACCCTACGACGGCGACTTAGTCTATTGGAGTAAAAGGAATTCACGCCTATACTCTGATACTATCTCCGACGCATTGAAAAAGCAAAACCATTCCTGTGGACACTGTGGATTGAAGTTTTTAGAAGACGAATCTGTACACCTCCATCACATTGATGGAAACCACGACAATTGGTCTAAAAAGAACTTATTAGCAGTTCATCAAAGCTGCCATCAACAGATACACTGGAGCACCCCTAAGGGGGAGAATATCCAGGAGCCGGATGAGATGAAAGTCTCACGTCCGGTTCTGAATCGGAGGTGCCCCGGGTAA